One genomic segment of Oncorhynchus mykiss isolate Arlee chromosome 10, USDA_OmykA_1.1, whole genome shotgun sequence includes these proteins:
- the LOC118966641 gene encoding mucin-5AC-like yields the protein MTYTASPTTITVAAISTRVAAITPEVLASTTTAAPTTTTAAQTSTTASPTTTTASLITTTASPTTTTASPTTITVAAITTTVAATTTEVLASTTTAAPTTTTAAQTTTTASPTTTTASPTTTTTSPTTTTAPTTTTTAYATTTTVAATTTRAAATTTEVQASTTTAAPTTTTSAQTTTTASPTTTTASPTTTTASHTTTTASPTTTTESPTTTTVAAKTTKASAITPEVMASTTTAAPTTTTAAQTTTTASPTTTTASPTTTTASPTTTTASHTTTTASPTTTTESPTTTTDAAKTTKASAITPEVLASTTTAAPTTTTAAQTSTTASPTTTTASLITTTTSPTTTTASPTTITVAAITTRVAAITPEVLASTTTAAPTTTTAAQTSTTASPTTTTASTTTAAPTAITAAQTTTTASPTTTSVAATTTKASPTTNTASPTTPTASPTTTTSSTTTTTASPTTTTVAATTTRAAATTTEVLASTTADAPTTTTAAQTTTTASPTTTTASTTTTTVAATKTKAAATTTEALASTTTASPTTTTASPTTFTTSQTKTTASPKTTASPTTTTDSPTTTTASTTTTTASPTTTTASPTTTTVAATTTKAAATTTEALASTTTAAPTAITDSPTKTTASPTTTTASPTTTTASPTTTTASPTTTKASLTTTTVSHTTTTASTTTTTVAATKTIAAATTTEALASTTTASPTTTTASPTTFTTSHTTTTASPKTTASPTTTTDSPTTTTASTTTTTASPT from the exons cttctcccacaacaatcaCAGTTGCAGCTATATCAACCAGAGTTGCAGCAATAACACCCGAAGTGCTGgcctcaacaaccacagctgctccaacaacaaccacagctgcacaaACTTCAacaacagcttctcccacaacaaccacagcttctctcataacaaccacagcgtctcccacaacaaccacagcttctcccacaacaatcaCAGTTGCAGCTATAACAACCACAGTTGCAGCAACAACAACCGAAGTGCTGgcctcaacaaccacagctgctccaacaacaaccacagctgcacaaactacaacaacagcttctcccacaacaaccacagcttctcccacaacaaccacaacttctcccacaacaaccacagctcctaccacaacaaccacagcttatgccacaacaaccacagttgcaGCTACAACAACAAGAGCTGCAGCAACAACAACCGAAGTGCAGgcctcaacaaccacagctgctccaacaacaaccacatctgcACAAACAACAACCActgcttctcccacaacaaccacagcttctcccacaacaaccacagcttctcacacaacaaccacagcttctcccacaacaaccacagaatctcccacaacaaccacagttgcaGCGAAAACAACAAAAGCTTCAGCAATAACACCCGAAGTAATGGCCTCAACAACCACAgcagctccaacaacaaccacagctgcacaaactacaacaacagcttctcccacaacaaccacagcttctcccacaacaaccacagcttctcccacaacaaccacagcttctcacacaacaaccacagcttctcccacaacaaccacagaatctcccacaacaaccacagatgcaGCGAAAACAACAAAAGCTTCAGCAATAACACCCGAAGTGCTGgcctcaacaaccacagctgctccaacaacaaccacagctgcacaaACTTCAacaacagcttctcccacaacaaccacagcttctctcaTAACAACCACAacgtctcccacaacaaccacagcttctcccacaacaatcaCAGTTGCAGCTATAACAACCAGAGTTGCAGCAATAACACCCGAAGTGCTGgcctcaacaaccacagctgctccaacaacaaccacagctgcacaaACTTCAacaacagcttctcccacaacaaccaca gcctcaacaaccacagctgctccaacagcAATCACAGCTGCACAaactacaaccacagcttctcccacaacaacctcAGTTGCAGCTACAACAACAaaagcttctcccacaacaaacacagcttctcccacaacacccacagcttctcccacaacaaccacatcttctaccacaacaaccacagcttctcccactacaaccacagttgCAGCTACAACAACAAGAGCTGCAGCAACAACAACTGAAGTGCTGGCCTCAACAACCGCAgatgctccaacaacaaccacagctgcacaaactacaaccacagcttctcccacaacaaccacagcttctaccacaacaaccacagttgcaGCTACAAAAACAAAAGCTGCAGCAACAACAACCGAAGCTCTGgcctcaacaaccacagcttctcccacaacaaccacagcttctcccacaacattCACAACTTCTCAAACAaaaaccacagcttctcccaaaactacagcttctcccacaacaaccacagattctcccacaacaaccacagcttctaccacaacaaccacagcttctcccacaacaaccacagcttctcccacaacaaccacagttgcaGCTACAACAACAAAAGCTGCAGCAACAACAACCGAAGCTCTGgcctcaacaaccacagctgctccaacagcAATCACTGATTCTCCCACAAAAACCACAGcttctccaacaacaaccacagcttctcccacaacaaccacagcttctcccacaacaaccacagcttctcccacaacaaccaaagCTTCTCTCACAACAACGACAGTGTctcacacaacaaccacagcttctaccacaacaaccacagttgctGCTACAAAAACAATAGCTGCAGCAACAACAACCGAAGCTCTGgcctcaacaaccacagcttctcccacaacaaccacagcttctcccacaacattCACAACTTctcacacaacaaccacagcttctcccaaaactacagcttctcccacaacaaccacagattctcccacaacaaccacagcttctaccacaacaaccacagcttctcccaca